DNA sequence from the Neosynechococcus sphagnicola sy1 genome:
AGATTGCCCCTTCGTCAAACAGCGGAGAATCTAGCGGAAGCACTGGAAGTCAGCGAACGAACAGTTCGGAATGACTTGAATTTCCTGCGCGATCGTTACTTTGCTCCTTTGGAGTGGAGTAAGGCTAAGGGCTATCACTACACGGATTCGGATTGGCGGTTGCCGACCATTACGCTGAGCAAGGGGGAACTGTTTGCCCTAACGCTGGGAGCCAGGATGTTGGAGGCGTATGCTGGTTCAGCCTATGTGGGGGAGTTGCGCTCGGCGATCGCCCGTCTGGGGGAACGATTGCCTGAACAGACCTGGGTGGATCTGCAAC
Encoded proteins:
- a CDS encoding helix-turn-helix transcriptional regulator is translated as MSRHLERLLQLDALLRLPLRQTAENLAEALEVSERTVRNDLNFLRDRYFAPLEWSKAKGYHYTDSDWRLPTITLSKGELFALTLGARMLEAYAGSAYVGELRSAIARLGERLPEQTWVDLQ